From the Anguilla anguilla isolate fAngAng1 chromosome 6, fAngAng1.pri, whole genome shotgun sequence genome, one window contains:
- the LOC118230763 gene encoding regulator of microtubule dynamics protein 3-like, translated as MNKLGRNTWIGLGFGATAGISLVLFLVVYKKMKRRLCQSLSVPSNSDADFLNKDGASIATVSHVLEVQAGSSLEALAIRPKGGLLVEQQLALKNKLDEVLRCVACLRAEVGSLRGDLQDVAAHIVQDVKKGLEESQKVARRRRPPPRERADSASSSSVYFTARSRYDEESEGGYTTANGESDYYGEAVEEVKKDTEDEEDEDGSHVTECTLRRDSSGAETEEEEFSDAESPGDAEAPLPSRSSAVPSGGPQDEGQGPQDEEQGPQPCCPNPGVDVDSTSPEALKAAKDGKGALVS; from the exons ATGAACAAGCTGGGAAGAAATACTTGGATTGGACTAGGCTTTGGAGCCACTGCGGGTATTAGCTTGGTATTGTTTTTGGTGGTATACAAGAAGATGAAACGCAGATTATGTCAAAGTTTGTCAGTCCCGAGTAACTCCGATGCTGATTTCTTAAACAAGGATGGAGCAAGCATAGCAACGGTTTCACACGTACTTGAGGTGCAAG CTGGCTCGTCGCTAGAGGCTCTGGCTATTAGGCCAAAGGGGGGCCTTTTGGTTGAGCAGCAGTTGGCACTGAAGAACAAGCTGGACGAGGTTCTCCGCTGTGTGGCCTGCCTGCGGGCTGAGGTCGGCTCTCTTCGGGGTGATCTACAGGACGTCGCTGCACATATTGTCCAGGACGTCAA GAAAGGCCTGGAGGAGAGCCAGAAGGTGGCACGGCGACGGAGACCCCCGCCACGTGAGCGCGCCGACTCGGCGAGCTCCAGCTCCGTCTACTTCACCGCCCGCAGTCGCTACGACGAGGAGAGCGAGGGCGG GTACACCACAGCCAACGGGGAGTCCGACTACTACGGCGAGGCAGTAGAGGAGGTGAAGAAGGATACGGAGGACGAGGAAGACGAGGATGGGAGCCACGTCACGGAGTGCACGCTGAGGCGGGACTCCAGCGGCGcggagacggaggaggaggagttctCGGACGCCGAGTCGCCAGGCGACGCTGAGGCCCCGCTTCCATCCCGGAGCAGTGCCGTGCCCTCGGGCGGGCCCCAGGATGAAGGGCAGGGGCCCCAGGATGAAGAGCAGGGGCCCCAGCCATGCTGCCCCAACCCGGGCGTG GATGTAgacagcaccagcccagaaGCACTGAAGGCAGCGAAGGATGGGAAAGGAGCTCTCGTTTCTTGA
- the LOC118230764 gene encoding GTP cyclohydrolase 1 feedback regulatory protein-like isoform X2: MYRAWQETGPTMVGDEYSDPDIMCQLGARKTCVLGNNFSEYHVDDPPRVVLNKLELIGYRVICMTGMGQTLAWCLHKATV; encoded by the exons ATGTACAGAGCTTGGCAG GAGACTGGACCTACGATGGTTGGCGATGAATATTCAGATCCAGATATAATGTGCCAGCTCGGAGCTCGAAAGACTTGCGTGCTTGGAAACAACTT TTCTGAGTACCACGTGGATGACCCGCCCCGTGTGGTTCTAAACAAGCTGGAGCTGATTGGATACCGGGTCATATGCATGACGGGCATGGGCCAGACCCTAGCATGGTGCCTGCACAAGGCTACCGTGTGA
- the LOC118230764 gene encoding GTP cyclohydrolase 1 feedback regulatory protein-like isoform X1 — MPYLLISTQIRLETGPTMVGDEYSDPDIMCQLGARKTCVLGNNFSEYHVDDPPRVVLNKLELIGYRVICMTGMGQTLAWCLHKATV, encoded by the exons ATGCCTTACCTTCTCATCAGCACCCAGATCCGCTTG GAGACTGGACCTACGATGGTTGGCGATGAATATTCAGATCCAGATATAATGTGCCAGCTCGGAGCTCGAAAGACTTGCGTGCTTGGAAACAACTT TTCTGAGTACCACGTGGATGACCCGCCCCGTGTGGTTCTAAACAAGCTGGAGCTGATTGGATACCGGGTCATATGCATGACGGGCATGGGCCAGACCCTAGCATGGTGCCTGCACAAGGCTACCGTGTGA